The following coding sequences lie in one Myxococcus stipitatus genomic window:
- a CDS encoding redoxin domain-containing protein: MTSGIRVIHESQDTRLMRATADGDALWLDMGELERATGWLWKPEGLCRGETCMPIPRGNRRLVAGERLDVAGVWRQAGWPVVHSRSGNLWVLGEDASRRAAALTSLQAPDFVLPDLEGRLHRLSDYRGRKVFLVTWASWCGCRGDLPVWQSLHETIEKHGGTVLAVALDQPDAARPWLEAASPGYPCLIDRDHLTAESYNLVNVPQAVWIDETGHMVRPPEPAGMTDSFRAMDRKSFAMPEAAREARDRTKAAYLDAVRDWAARGRASPYALDEKAVMARLTVPDVGISEAHAHFRLGQALLREGQADEAAAEFSEATRLHPESWAMWRQTAEKNASGLAVGQDFWRRVDALGARHYYAPVDLARRR, from the coding sequence ATGACGAGCGGGATTCGAGTGATTCATGAATCGCAGGACACGCGCCTCATGCGCGCGACGGCCGACGGCGACGCCCTCTGGCTGGACATGGGAGAGCTCGAGCGTGCCACCGGCTGGCTGTGGAAGCCCGAGGGCCTGTGCCGAGGCGAAACGTGTATGCCCATCCCTCGTGGGAACCGGCGTCTGGTTGCTGGCGAGCGCCTCGACGTGGCTGGCGTGTGGCGGCAGGCGGGCTGGCCTGTCGTACACAGCCGCTCGGGGAACCTCTGGGTGCTCGGCGAGGACGCATCGCGCCGTGCCGCCGCGCTGACCTCCCTGCAGGCGCCGGACTTCGTATTGCCCGACCTGGAGGGGCGGCTGCATCGACTGTCCGACTACCGAGGCCGCAAGGTCTTCCTCGTTACCTGGGCCTCGTGGTGCGGCTGCCGAGGTGACTTGCCCGTCTGGCAGTCGCTCCACGAAACCATCGAGAAGCACGGTGGCACGGTGTTGGCGGTCGCGCTGGACCAGCCCGACGCGGCCCGGCCTTGGCTCGAGGCGGCCTCACCCGGTTACCCGTGTCTGATCGACCGCGACCACCTCACCGCGGAGTCGTACAACCTCGTCAACGTGCCGCAAGCCGTCTGGATCGACGAGACCGGACACATGGTACGACCGCCCGAGCCCGCGGGCATGACGGACAGCTTCCGAGCGATGGATCGGAAGAGCTTCGCGATGCCGGAGGCGGCGCGAGAGGCGCGCGACCGGACGAAGGCGGCGTACCTCGACGCCGTGCGCGACTGGGCGGCCCGTGGTCGCGCGAGCCCGTACGCCCTCGACGAGAAGGCGGTCATGGCGCGGCTGACTGTTCCCGACGTGGGGATCTCCGAAGCCCACGCGCACTTTCGTCTGGGGCAGGCCTTGCTGAGGGAAGGGCAGGCCGATGAGGCCGCGGCCGAGTTCTCCGAGGCGACCCGGCTGCACCCTGAGTCCTGGGCGATGTGGCGACAGACGGCCGAGAAGAACGCGAGCGGTCTGGCCGTCGGCCAGGATTTCTGGCGGCGCGTCGACGCGCTCGGCGCCCGGCACTACTACGCGCCCGTCGACCTGGCGCGGCGCCGGTAG
- a CDS encoding AraC family transcriptional regulator, producing MLALSCLILSKCAESVRMPANLSKRVDETLQECLQRLTEYALRLVPPSTSQAAQLVAPRRGLYLLRQHQRTEFEATIYSPMLCLILQGCKEMTFGEHHFRLRAGECALVSHDLPIVSRVRDAPYLVLLLDIEVDVLRSLYEDTGEKVMAATEARAVEVHQADSHLLDAMGRYLALAESDTDARVLGPMLLRELHYRLMMAPVGHMLRSLLRHDSHASSISRAIALLRRDFRSPMVVEELAREVGMSVSSFHKHFKAVTTTSPLQYQKGLRLLEARRMLVAGAASVTTVAFEVGYESPSQFSREYTRRFGRPPSQDVAPRAHGAS from the coding sequence ATGCTCGCGCTCTCTTGCCTGATTCTCTCCAAGTGCGCAGAATCGGTTCGAATGCCCGCCAACCTGTCGAAGCGAGTGGACGAGACGCTCCAGGAGTGCCTCCAGCGGCTGACCGAGTACGCGCTGCGGCTCGTCCCACCATCGACGTCGCAAGCCGCGCAGCTGGTGGCGCCGCGCCGTGGCCTGTACCTGCTGCGGCAGCACCAGCGCACGGAGTTCGAGGCCACCATCTACTCCCCGATGCTTTGTCTGATTCTCCAAGGGTGCAAGGAGATGACCTTCGGTGAGCACCACTTTCGCCTGCGCGCCGGCGAGTGCGCGCTGGTGAGCCATGACCTGCCGATTGTCTCACGCGTCCGTGATGCCCCCTATCTGGTGTTGCTGCTCGACATCGAGGTCGACGTGCTTCGGAGCCTCTACGAAGACACCGGCGAGAAGGTGATGGCCGCGACCGAAGCGCGGGCGGTCGAGGTGCATCAGGCCGACTCGCACCTGCTCGACGCCATGGGCCGCTATCTCGCGCTCGCGGAGTCCGACACCGACGCGCGGGTGCTCGGACCGATGTTGCTCAGGGAGCTCCACTACCGCCTGATGATGGCGCCGGTCGGTCACATGCTGCGGAGCCTGCTCCGGCACGACAGCCACGCGAGCTCGATCTCCCGTGCCATCGCGCTCCTGCGGCGAGACTTCCGTTCGCCGATGGTGGTGGAAGAGCTGGCGCGCGAGGTAGGGATGAGCGTCTCGTCCTTCCACAAGCACTTCAAGGCCGTCACCACGACTTCGCCGCTGCAATACCAGAAAGGCCTGCGCCTGCTCGAGGCGCGGCGGATGCTCGTGGCGGGCGCGGCCTCGGTGACCACGGTCGCGTTCGAGGTCGGCTACGAGAGCCCCAGCCAGTTCAGTCGGGAGTACACACGAAGGTTCGGACGCCCGCCAAGCCAGGACGTGGCCCCCAGGGCACACGGCGCCTCTTGA